The Anguilla rostrata isolate EN2019 chromosome 2, ASM1855537v3, whole genome shotgun sequence genome contains the following window.
taacaggacacatctgggcaacaagaaacacctgtcggtcacatgttccaataattttgctcacctaaaaattgggtggtctgataccaaaggtgctatgttctaagtagtttaacacatctaggtgtaaataccaggaaataaaagctgaaattctgaactcttgtctcatgttcatctttttatctcaaccccaaatgtattcagtgtattgcaaaaacaaaggaattggccttgctgttccaatacttttggaggggactgtaacTTAGAAGATAATGGGTTTATTCAAGGAGATTCTTCCAAAAAGCCCTGGGTTTTAAGTGGGGAAAAAGGGTTAACAACGGTTCTGAAAGGCTGGCATGAGGGGAAATTAAGGGCCATATTTACCAAGAATTTGCAGGGCTTTTATAGATGCTAACGAGACAAATAGTGTTTGTCTGTATTTACCTAGGTGCCGCAATGGCGTTTTGCACTAGTTTTAGAaaaatttgtcttgtttattttgttattcagtgagcagcgttttaaCTGCTGTATTgccatatcttagggctattgttgggtatATGTTGTTGCTATGAGGGAACACAAATTTTTATTGgtgaatattttcatgaatgcCCAGacagacactattgtccagtgtggcATGCATGGGGgttgtagttgcagatgagagtGCACGGAGGGtgtgcttggtaaatggatgACCAGTGCGACAATTGTGGTGCTTAGAAACTCCATCCTgaatcgtctactaataaagctagaacacagagtttgtgttctcaactcatagtttggttgcaggagcactgaaagtATGAGCTAACCAATCTCAGGATGCCGGCGTCATAGCCACTAGGGGATTGTGCCAACAAGTCAAATCCCGTTCCACTAGCACCAGGTGAGATTGCACATGTTTCtttgccactcagatacttccactGTGTGGTTTGcagaggggtttcttacagttggttACCTCACCACGGATACTGATGTTTTATGAATTCTCTCTGAACTCAAAATATATTATCCTGGACAGTTTGGATTATAATTTTTTCCATGACAATTGCCATCTTATtggctcaagttcaagcaaatgtctgaaaatacactgtacggtgcttcatcctacagaaagacaatgatgccaaacatactgctaaagtgACGaatgagtttttcaaagccaaaaactggaaaatctTGACTGGCTGTCATTCACCTGAtttgaatccaaatgaacatgcattttatattctAAAGAAAAAACTTAAAGTAACTAGCacccaaaacaagcagaagctgaagatgcagtacaggcctgaaagAGCACGACCAGAAAAGATACTCAGTACCTGGTATACCACAGACTTCAACCAGTCATTGCATGTAAagaatatgcaacaaagtactaaatgtgactgctttcatttgcataacattaatatgacattagggtgccctgaaatgggactctatgtataaaaagtgctacaTGGTGGAACCAAAGCATACAAATATAGCCTGAAACTAAAAGcaagaatgtgcactttaactaTTTGTAAATTATCCAATTACAAATCTacaattgtggagtacagagcaaaattaAGTATTTTTCAGCAACTTGTATCCAAAATGACTTGCAGGGATTTACTCAGTTTATCTCTCTTACCTGTAACCTGAGTGGCTGTCTCTGTTTTCTGCTGTGTCCTCCTCCACGTTCCTTATCTCCATCACGCTCCCTTTCTCTTCCATCCATCTCCTCCTCACTGTATCTTTCCATTCCCGGGATAGGTTCACAGTTGGCAACACTTAGGTCAGTCAGGTTCCCACAAGCGGTTTCCTCTCTGGTAACACTTGTGTTACAGCAGACACTGACATTCCCACTGTCCCGCTGACTGGTGCTACTATTGGCAGTCTGTGCTAGCAGATCTCGTAACTTGTACCTCACATCTTGGGTGCAACTAATGCCTGGCTTTAATAAAACCGATCCAATCCCTGAATTCAAACCACCAGATGTACACACAGAGCTGGGTCCCATTCCTCCAAGTGGGATCAATCCTACTGGGCTAGACTGTTCCAGGTTGCCTGTGTCATTCTCACTCCCACTGACATTGTTGTTTATGCTTGTGTTCATGTTACCTGAACCACAGTCACCTACTCCAAAATTATGAAAGGCCTGGAAACCACCACTCCCTCCACCACCCCTCTCCCTACCTttgccccccctctcctcctgtttaGGCAGAATACCCCCAGCACCAGTAACACCACTCCCCCTCTTTTGAGAAATTATCTGGGTGCACTCATCAATGACAGTCTTTATTTGTAAGATGCTGGCAGCAGTCAAGATGCAGAGAGCCTGGGACTGCAGCACCACTAATGACCCGCTATACATAAAGTCTACCAGTTGCTTGACTGTTTCGGCTGGCACCAGAGGTGGCACAGAAATCTCAGAGTGGCCCAGCAGTAGTTTGTCCTGAAAAAAAGGGCTACCAGCTGCCAGAACACAGGCATGAGCCCGCAGTGAGGAATCATGGATGCGCACAGTCACATCGCAGAAGAGGCCTTCTTGGCGCTGGGAGCGCAAGGCCTCAAGGACAGACTGGCTGGAGTTGTGCAGATGGATATAGTGCACTGTCTCAGTACCAGATGACATGGCTTCAGTCTGGGGTAAAAGTGTGCAGGAGGGGTCTAGTCACTGCACAGGGTGTCTGTCCAGGATTCCCTTGTATCTGTGGCGCTTGCTGATTAAGTATCTTTTTTGTGCACCTCAGCCTCCTAAACACTTTGCTTGAGTCAACACCCAGACATCAGTGTGGTTACAAAATGGGGTGCTCGGTTCTGTCAGATATAGAGTTGTCAATAATGTGGTCTTTCCactcttctgtttgtttcaagCTTTCTTTCAGCCCTATAGGTaagacagggaaagagaaatTTGGAGGTAAACTGATTTGAATTTCaatattcacacattcacatcaaATTAACATTCAGTACCTATAtaacatttatgcatttatgtctGCACCACAATGACACCAATTATACACTCATTGGCCACTTTATAAGGTGTTCCTGCATGTTCACACAAATTCCTCCAAACAGCGAAACCTGTAGCTCAGACTCAATATATAaggcatgcagacatggtgaaaagctttcattttttgtttgaccaAACAATAGAATAGGCAGGATGTGTGAAACTTTGAccgtggtatgattgttggtgccagacatgttggttccagcatctcagaaacagctacTCTCCTGGGATTTTTACACACTACATAGTGTACAGAGATTGGTGCAGTAAAGAAAACAACATCTAGTGAACATCAGTTCTATGGCCAAAAACAACTTCTTAATGAGCAAAGTCAAAGGAGAGAGGCCAGA
Protein-coding sequences here:
- the zbtb45 gene encoding zinc finger and BTB domain-containing protein 45 isoform X2, which produces MSSGTETVHYIHLHNSSQSVLEALRSQRQEGLFCDVTVRIHDSSLRAHACVLAAGSPFFQDKLLLGHSEISVPPLVPAETVKQLVDFMYSGSLVVLQSQALCILTAASILQIKTVIDECTQIISQKRGSGVTGAGGILPKQEERGGKGRERGGGGSGGFQAFHNFGVGDCGSGNMNTSINNNVSGSENDTGNLEQSSPVGLIPLGGMGPSSVCTSGGLNSGIGSVLLKPGISCTQDVRYKLRDLLAQTANSSTSQRDSGNVSVCCNTSVTREETACGNLTDLSVANCEPIPGMERYSEEEMDGRERERDGDKERGGGHSRKQRQPLRLQEGVFYDEGAVYSESFWSQTATESEYPPSSEPVTFNTRGRVSKPMSPQPSTQSINNQLLFQYPVSQSQSTPYFVSGPMVIDSMGRAEPNQQVPPPAPMTPAPPTTSSCAAGPSPSSQGSETSFDCTHCGKSLRSRKNYSKHMFIHSGQKPHQCSICWRSFSLRDYLLKHMVVHTGVRAFQCSVCGKRFTQKSSLNVHMRTHRAERTFSCAVCHRAFTHRTLLERHALQHTNILPPKPGQTSSGSTTMGTGLTTANISSNGGTT
- the zbtb45 gene encoding zinc finger and BTB domain-containing protein 45 isoform X1 yields the protein MSSGTETVHYIHLHNSSQSVLEALRSQRQEGLFCDVTVRIHDSSLRAHACVLAAGSPFFQDKLLLGHSEISVPPLVPAETVKQLVDFMYSGSLVVLQSQALCILTAASILQIKTVIDECTQIISQKRGSGVTGAGGILPKQEERGGKGRERGGGGSGGFQAFHNFGVGDCGSGNMNTSINNNVSGSENDTGNLEQSSPVGLIPLGGMGPSSVCTSGGLNSGIGSVLLKPGISCTQDVRYKLRDLLAQTANSSTSQRDSGNVSVCCNTSVTREETACGNLTDLSVANCEPIPGMERYSEEEMDGRERERDGDKERGGGHSRKQRQPLRLQVLGGEQVVVKDEGGEETQGGVFELEKRSEGEQENTQESMETYSQEGVFYDEGAVYSESFWSQTATESEYPPSSEPVTFNTRGRVSKPMSPQPSTQSINNQLLFQYPVSQSQSTPYFVSGPMVIDSMGRAEPNQQVPPPAPMTPAPPTTSSCAAGPSPSSQGSETSFDCTHCGKSLRSRKNYSKHMFIHSGQKPHQCSICWRSFSLRDYLLKHMVVHTGVRAFQCSVCGKRFTQKSSLNVHMRTHRAERTFSCAVCHRAFTHRTLLERHALQHTNILPPKPGQTSSGSTTMGTGLTTANISSNGGTT